The Streptomyces sp. NBC_00435 nucleotide sequence GCCGCGGCGCGCGCCGCGTCCTCCACCTGCCCGCGCGAGGCCTCGGGGGCCAGCCCGACGACGGATTCGTCCGCCGGGTTGACCACCTCGTAGTGCCCGCCGGCCGGCTCGACCCATTCGCCGCCGATGTAGAGCTTCTGCGCGCCGCCGGATGCGGTCATCGAGTGCTCACCGTCCTCGTGTCACGGCCGGAACGGAGCACGGTCCCGGGGATCGCCCCCGTGATCTCGTCGTCGCGGATGGTCTCCACGCCGTTGACGCGCACCGACACGATGCCGATCGCCCGCGCGTCCAGCCGCGGACTGTCCCCGGGCAGGTCGTGCACGAGCGTCGCCGGGCCGGCCTCGATCCGCTCGGGGTCGAAGAGCACCAGGTCCGCGTGGAACCCCTCGGTGATCCGGCCGCGCTCGCGCAGCCCGAACAGCTGGGCCGGGTCGTCGGTGAGCATCCGGACCGCCTGCTCCAGCGGCACCAGCTTGCGGCCGCGCAGGCAGTCCCCGAGGAAGCGGGTCGTGTACGGGGCCCCGCACATGCGGTCCAGGTGGGCGCCGGCGTCGGACCCGCCGAGCATGACGTCCTCGTGCTGCCAGGTCTCGGCGCGCAGGGCCCAGCTCGCCGGGTCGTTGTCGGTCGGCATGGGCCACAGCACCGTACGCAGGTCGTCGTTGGCGCAGATCTCCACCAGGCAGTGGAAGGCGTCCTGGCCGCGCTCGGCCGCGATGTCGTTGACGACGCGGCCGGACAGGCCCGCGTTCGCCTCGCTGTAGGTGTCCCCGATGACGTAGCGCCCGAAGTTGGCCAGGCGCCGGAAGACCCCGGCCTCCTTGCTCGCCGCGCGGCGCAGCATCTCCTCGCGCACCCCGGCGTCGCGCAGCCGCGCGATCCGCTCCGGGACGGGCAGGCCGAGGACCTCACCCCAGCCGGGGATGAGGTTGAGGGCGCAGAACGTGCCGAGCGACATGTTCATGGGGGTCAGGATCGGCATGGTGAGGGCCACGATGCGGCCACCGGCCTTGCGGGCGCGCTCGCTGGGTATCAGCTGGCGCGGCACACGCTCGGGGACGGCGGCGTCGATCGTGAGCACGTTCCAGTTCAGCGGCCGGCCCGCGGCCGCGCTCATCTCGACGAAGAGGTCGATCTCCTCGTCGGCGAACTGGTCGAGGCAGCCCGCCACGATGGCTTCGAGCTGGGTGCCCTCGTGTTCGGAGACCGCCTTGGACAGGGCCAGGAGCTCGGCTGGCGCGGCGTGCCGGGAGGCGACGGGGGCGCCGGCTCCGTCGGAGTGCGTGGAGGACTGGGTGGTCGACAGGCCCCAGGCGCCGGCGTTCATCGCGTCGTGGAACAGGTCGAGCATCGCCTGCATCTGCTCTTCGGTCGGCTGCCCGCCGACGGCGTCCTCGCCCATCACGTGCCGGCGCAGCGCGCAGTGGCCGACCATGAAGCCGGCGTTGACGGCGATCCGGCCGTCGAGCGCGTCGAGGTACTCACCGAAGGTGGACCAGGTCCAGTCGACGCCCTCTTCGAGGGCCTTGAGCGCCATGCCCTCGACCTTGCTCATCATGCGGCGGGTGTAGTCGGCGTCCTCGGGGCGGGCCGGGTTCAGGGGGGCCAGGGTGAATCCGCAGTTGCCGCCCGCGACGGTGGTCACGCCGTGGTTCATGGAGGGGGTCGCGTAGGGGTCCCAGAAGAGCTGGGCGTCGTAGTGCGTGTGGGGGTCGATGAACCCGGGGGTGAGGACCAGGCCGGTGGCGTCCTCGGTGGTGGTGGAGGGTTCGGTGACCGATCCCGGCTCGCCGATGACGGCGATGCGCCCGTCGCGCAGACCTACGTCCGCGACTCGTGCGGGGGCGCCCGTTCCGTCCACGACGGTGGCGCCCTTGATCAGGTGGTCGAGCATGACGTCCCTTCTGCCGGTGGTTCGAGTTGCGCGCCGTCTCCCGGGGCTCCGCCCCGGATCCCGCCGCCGGAGGCGAATCCAGCCCCGCCGGCGTTCGAGGAGCGGGGGTCCGGGGGCCGGACCCCGGCAACGGCGCCGCGGGCGACCGCCGAGGGCCCCAGTCGGGGGTCCTGGGGCCGGCCGCGGCCTCGGGTGGACCTCCGGCCGGGGCCGGTTGCGGGGCGGCGGTCCGGGAAGACGCCGCCCCCGTTCCCCCGCGGGCTACGCGCCTTCGCGGAAGCGCGTGGTGCGGTGCACCGGGTCGGTGTCGATGTGCGGGATCACGTGCTCACCGATGAGCTTGATGGTGGTCATCGTGTCCTCGGGCGAGACGCCGGTCGGCAGGCCGAAGGAGAGCTGGTCGGCGCCGGCCTCCTCCCAGCGCTTGCACTGGGCGCGGACCTCGGAGGGGTCGCCGCAGATGAGCAGCTCCTCCTCGATCAGGAGCTCGACGATCTCCGCGTTGTACTCGGGGAGGATCTCGGGCCACTCCGGGATGATCTCGGGGCGCGGGAAGGTGTCGTGGTAGCGGAAGACCAGCGACTGGAAGCGGTTCATGTTGGCGTTGACGGCGATCTCGACGGCCTTGTCGTGGGTCTCGGCGCAGATCGCGGTCGAGGTGACCATGACGTTGTCGTTGACGAAGGCGCCGATGGCCTTCGCCTCCTGGATCGCGGTCTTGTACTGGTCCAGGACCCAGGCCATGTCGGAGACCTTCTGGACGCTGAAGCCGAGGACTCCGAGGCCCTTCTTGGCCGCCATGGCGTACGAGGCCGGGGAGCCGGCGGCGTACCACATGGCGGGGTGGGCCTTGCCGTACGGCTTGGGGAAGATCTTGCGCGGCGGGAGCGACCAGTGCTTGCCCTGGAACCCCTCGTACTCCTCCTGGAGGAACATCTTGGGGAACTCGGCGATGGTCTCTTCCCAGATCTCCTTGGTGCCGTTCATGTCCTCGATACCGGGAAGGAAGCCGAGGATCTCGTGACTGCCGGCGCCGCGGCCTGTACCGAACTCGAAACGCCCCTTCGAGAGGTGGTCGAGCATCGCGACCTTCTCGGCCACCTTGACCGGGTGGTTGACCGGGGCGAGCGGGTTGAAGATGCCGGACCCGAGGTGGATGCGCTCGGTGGCGTGGGCGAGGTACCCGAGGAACACCTCGTTCGCCGAAAGGTGCGAGTACTCCTCCAGGAAGTGGTGCTCGGAGGCCCAGGCGTACTTGAACCCGGACTTGTCCGCCTGGATGACGTACTCGGTCTCCTCGATCAGCGCCTTGTGCTCTGCCTCGGGGTCGACCTTGGACCGCGCCTCAGGCACGTATCCCTGCACAAAGAGCCCGAATTCCAAGGGGATTCACCGTCCTTCTGTTTCTGACGTTGCGTCAGATTCGATGTCACGACTGTTCCACCGCGAGGGCGGGAGCGTCAATACCTGACGCTCCATCAGATACACCGCCCGGCCGGACTACAGGATGCTGACGCCCGCCATCCAGCCGCCGTCGATCACGAACGGCTGACCGGTGATGTACGAGGAGTCCTCGCTGGTCAGGAACAGCGCCAGCTTGGCTATCTCCTCCGGCCGCCCCACCCGGCCCATCGGGACCACACGCTGGTAGAGCTCCGCCATGGCGTCGCGCGCCTCCTGGGGCAGGTCCGCCGGATTCGTGTTCCCGGGGGTGGCCATCGCGGTGTCCACGGCCCCCGGACACATCGCGTTGACCCGGATGTTCTTCGCCGCCAACTCCAGCGCGGCCACCCGCGTCAGGCCGAGGATCGCCGCCTTCGTCGCCGCGTACGAGCCCACGTACGCCATGCCCGTCAGACCCGTGTACGAGGAGGTGTTGACGATGGTGCCGCCGCCGGCCGCCTCGATCGCCGGGGCCACCGACTTGATGCCGAGGAACGCGCCGACCTGGTTGACCTGGACCACCTGCTGGAACTCCTCCAGCGGGGTCGAGGTCAGCTCGTTGAAGCGCAGGATGCCCGCGTTGTTGACCAGGCCGTCGACCGGGCCGAAGGCCTCCTTCGCCGCCGCGACGGCGGCCGCCCAGTCCTCCTCCCGGCTCACATCCATCCGTACGTACCGGGCCCGGTCCTCGCCGATCTCCTTGGCGACCGCCGCGCCCTGCTCGTCCAGTACGTCACCGAGGAGCACCTTGGCTCCCTCGGCGGCGAAGAGCCGGGCCTCCTGCTCGCCCTGGCCGCGCGCCGCACCGGTGATGATGACGACGCGCCCGTCCAGCTTGCCTGGTTTGGCCATGTGTTCGCCCCTAAGTGGCTAGTCGTTGAGTAGCGGGCCCACTTCGGACCCGAAAGCCGTGATCTGGTCGATGAGTTCGGCCCGGTCGCGGTTGCGGAAGCGGACCTGGATCTGGTCGATGCCCAGCGCCTTGTACTCGCGCAGCGATTCGGCGAGCGCCTCCGCCTTGCCGGTGAGGGTCCGACGCCCGGTGTCCCAGCCGGGCTCGCCCACGTAGAGCGCCTCGGTGATCGCGCCGAACTCGACGGGACCGGCGACCCCGGCCTCGGCGCGGAGCTCCTTGATACGGGCGATCTGCGCCGGGAGCTTGTCGCGCGGGTCGCCCTGCGGGAGCCAGCCGTCGCCGCGCACGGCGGCCCGGCGGACGGCGGCGGGCGAGGACCCGCCCACCCAGACGGGGATCCGGGCCTGGGCGGGGCGGGGCAGCTGCCCGAGGTCCTTGAAGGAGAAGAGCTCCCCCTCGAACTCCGGGTACTCCTCGGGCCCGAGGGCCGCGCGCAGGGCGTCCAGGGTCTCATCCAGGACGGCCCCGCGGCGCGCGAAGTCCACGCCGAGCACCTCGAACTCCTCCTGCACGTGCCCGGCCCCGACGCCGAGGATCAGCCGGCCGCCGGAGAGGTGGTCGACGGTGGCGTACTGCTTGGCGCTGAGCAGCGGATGGCGCAGGCCCAGGATCGCGACGTGGCTCAGGAGCCGGACGTTCTCGGTGATCCCGGCCAGGAAGGACAGGGTGGCCACCGGGTCGTACCAGATGGTGCTCATGGGGCCGGCCATCCGCCGCGGGATGGCGACGTGGTCGCAGGTGGCGACGTAGCCGAAGCCGGCCCGGTCGGCCGCCCGCGCGACCGCCGCGAGGTCGGCGGCGCCCGCCGTCGCCTCCCAGGGCTCTGCGTAGATGGTGCTCTGCGACTGGATCGGGAGCTGCATCCCGTAGACCAGCCGACCTTCCGGAAACACGCGCGCCATGGGCCGTACCCGCCTCGTCCTCGTCCGCCGATTCGTCATACCGGTGCGGGGGCCATCGTCGTAGCTGACGGATCGTCAGGCAAGGGGGGTGACGAAGCCCGGCCGGTCCGGCCCTTTGTGGGTACGGGTTCGTACCCACACCCTGGATGGACCGAGAGGGGCACGACCGTGCCCGACGCGAACATCCGCGTCCCCCGGGAAGCCAAAGATCGACTCGCTGCCATGGCGGCCGCCGAGGGCCTGTCCCCGCGCGCCTACCTGGCCCGCCTCGCCGAGACCCCGCTGACCCCGGACGAGCGGGCCGAGCGGGCCGAGCTGACCCGTGCCGCGTTGCGGACGTGGAACGGCTACGCCCCCACGGCTGCCGAGCAGCGGGAACTGGACGGCGCACTGGACCGGCGTCCGGCCGAAGCGAGGGGCCGGTGACGGAGGTCCACATCGTGCTCGACGCGACGGCGATGGTGGCGGCGGGCCAGGACAACGTCCTGGTGTCGCGCCTCATCCACCGCGCGCGCCGAGTCGGGCTGGTTCCTGTACGCCCCCCGCCCGACCGCCCCGAGGGGCCGTCGTCGCCACCACGTCGCCCGAGCGCCGGGAGGGCGCGCCCGTGCGCGTCCTGGACCTCAACCCGTGACCTCCCAAGGGGTGTGCAGATCCTGAGCGCCCGCTAGGGTGCCGCGCGTGGATCTGATTCTGACCCTGGTCAGCGGGGTGGCGTGGACCGTCGTGTACGTCGAGGCGATCCGGGTGGGGCTGCGGGACCGGACGTACGCGATGCCGGTCGCGGCCCTCGCGCTGAACTTCGCCTGGGAAACCACCTACGCCGTGCGCGAGCTCCAGAGCGGAGTCTCCGCGCAGGGCGTCGTCAACGTGGTGTGGGCCGTCGCCGACATCGTCATCGTGTACACCTACCTGCGCTACGGGCGGGCCGAGTTGCCCGGCTTCGTGACCCGGCCGCTGTTCGCCGTCTGGAGCGTGCTCGTCTTCGCGAGTGCCTTCGCCGTGCAGTGGCTCTTCCTGGCCCACTTCGGCGCGCACGACGCGAGCCGCTACTCGGCGTTCCTGCAGAACCTGCTGATGTCCGGACTGTTCGTCGCCCTGTACGCGAGCCGGCGCGGCCCGCTCGGACAGTCCCCCGTCATCGCGGTCGCCAAGTGGCTCGGCACGCTCGCGCCGACCGTCCTGTTCGGAGTGATGGAGTCCGCCCCGTTCATCCTCGGGCTCGGCATCCTGTGCTCCGTCTTCGACCTCGCGTACATCGCCCTGCTGGTCAGGAACCCGGCGGGCCGGGGCAGCGGTCCCGAACCGGCCGGCGGCGCCCTCAGAAGCCCTGCGGTCCCATCACGATGACCGGCTTCGCCGCCGGGTCGAGGGTCTCCAGGACCTTCTTCATCGCCTCCTTCGGGATGCCCACGCAGCCCTGCGAAGGGCCGTCATGGTCCACGTGGAGCCAGATGTTGCCACCCTTCTCCTCGCCCTCCGGCTTCGTCGGGTCCAGCGGGCTCACCCCGGTCCTGCGGTTGAAGTCGATGGCGACGACGTAGTCGAAGGAGCCCCGCAGGGACTCGCCGTTCACCCCGCTTCCCGTCGCCACGAAGGAGCGGTCCTGGTCGTACGGGAACTTCGTGCCCGGCGGCTTCGGCAGCAGACCGCCCGCGTCGGTGAGCGCGAACACGCCCTCGGGAGAGGTCAGATCCCCGTACCCGCGCTCCGCCGACCAGCCCTTGGCACCGTTGCGCGCGGGCCAGCTGTCGCTCTTCGCCCAGTCGGCGCCGGCCGCCGGGCGGGTGTAGAGGGCCGCGGTGGACTCCGAGGAGTCCTTCCCCTTGCCCGTGACGAGGACGAGCTGGCGGGAGTCCGTCGGAATCCTCGCGCGGGTCCCCTCGCTGACCTCGGGCAGTCCCTGCAGACCGTCGCGCACCGCACCGCGCGCGGCCCGGTCGGCGGCCGGCGGGCGGGCGTCGGCGGCGGGCCGCGCGGCGGCGTTGGCCGGGGGCTCGTGGGCGACGTACACCCAGCCCGCGCCGAAGCCGAGCAGCCCGAGGGCGGCCACGGCCGCGAGCGGGCGCTGGGCGCGGGTGGCGCGCTCGGTGCGCCGCTCACCCGCGGCGGCTCGGGAGGGCCGGGGCGGGCGGGGCTGAGAGGACCTGCGGGAGCCGGCTCGGGCGTGCTTGCTCATTGGACCGACCGTACACAGCCGATCTTCAAATTGCTTGACCGGTCAAGCTCCCGGGCGTTTCCCCGGGTGGTGCCGGCTCCGGGAAGCGGACCCGGACCGTCAGCCCGCCGCCCGGCCCCGGATTGGCCCGCGCCGTCAGTTCCGCGCCGTGGGCCCGCGCGATCGAGGCGACGATCGAGAGCCCCAACCCGGCGCCCTCGCCCGCCGTATGCTGCCGTTCGGCCCGCCTCCGGAACGGCTCCAGCAGCCGAGGAACGTCCCCGGGGTCTATCACCGGGCCGGTGTTGGACACCGTCAGCACCCCGTCCGCGGAAGTGGCCACCTCCAGGCGGCCGCCCGCGCGGTTGTGACGTACGGCATTGGCCAGCAGGTTCCGCACGAGGTGGCCCAGGAGCGTGCGGTCGCCCGTGACGGTCAGCGGCGCGAGGTCCCGTACGACGGACAGCTCCTGAGGGACCGTCCCCCCGGTGCCCGCGAGCTCGGCGGCCGTCAGCTCGGTGCCCGCGAGCTCGGCGGCCGCGAGCTCCGCCAGGTCCACCGGCTCCGCGACTTCCAGGCCCTCCTCCGATACGGCCAGCAGGAGCAGCGACTCGACCAGGTGCTGGCTGGAGTCCGCGACGTCGATGAGCTTGGCCCGGATCCGGGCCACCTTCTGCGGCGTCGGATCCCCGGCCAGCCCGATCTCGGCGGCCGCCCGCTGGACGGCCAGCGGGGTACGCAGTTCGTGGGCGGCGTTCGCGGCGAACCGGCGCTGGGCGCCGACCATGACCTCCATGCGGTCGAGCATCGAGTCGAAGGTGTCGGCCAGCCGCTTGAGTTCGCCGGGCGGGGCCTTGAGGCCGATCCGCTCGTGGAGGTTGGCGGCGGAGAGGCGGCGGGCGGTCTCGGTGATCACGGCGACGGGG carries:
- a CDS encoding LLM class flavin-dependent oxidoreductase — encoded protein: MEFGLFVQGYVPEARSKVDPEAEHKALIEETEYVIQADKSGFKYAWASEHHFLEEYSHLSANEVFLGYLAHATERIHLGSGIFNPLAPVNHPVKVAEKVAMLDHLSKGRFEFGTGRGAGSHEILGFLPGIEDMNGTKEIWEETIAEFPKMFLQEEYEGFQGKHWSLPPRKIFPKPYGKAHPAMWYAAGSPASYAMAAKKGLGVLGFSVQKVSDMAWVLDQYKTAIQEAKAIGAFVNDNVMVTSTAICAETHDKAVEIAVNANMNRFQSLVFRYHDTFPRPEIIPEWPEILPEYNAEIVELLIEEELLICGDPSEVRAQCKRWEEAGADQLSFGLPTGVSPEDTMTTIKLIGEHVIPHIDTDPVHRTTRFREGA
- a CDS encoding SDR family NAD(P)-dependent oxidoreductase; translated protein: MAKPGKLDGRVVIITGAARGQGEQEARLFAAEGAKVLLGDVLDEQGAAVAKEIGEDRARYVRMDVSREEDWAAAVAAAKEAFGPVDGLVNNAGILRFNELTSTPLEEFQQVVQVNQVGAFLGIKSVAPAIEAAGGGTIVNTSSYTGLTGMAYVGSYAATKAAILGLTRVAALELAAKNIRVNAMCPGAVDTAMATPGNTNPADLPQEARDAMAELYQRVVPMGRVGRPEEIAKLALFLTSEDSSYITGQPFVIDGGWMAGVSIL
- a CDS encoding N-acyl-D-amino-acid deacylase family protein, with translation MLDHLIKGATVVDGTGAPARVADVGLRDGRIAVIGEPGSVTEPSTTTEDATGLVLTPGFIDPHTHYDAQLFWDPYATPSMNHGVTTVAGGNCGFTLAPLNPARPEDADYTRRMMSKVEGMALKALEEGVDWTWSTFGEYLDALDGRIAVNAGFMVGHCALRRHVMGEDAVGGQPTEEQMQAMLDLFHDAMNAGAWGLSTTQSSTHSDGAGAPVASRHAAPAELLALSKAVSEHEGTQLEAIVAGCLDQFADEEIDLFVEMSAAAGRPLNWNVLTIDAAVPERVPRQLIPSERARKAGGRIVALTMPILTPMNMSLGTFCALNLIPGWGEVLGLPVPERIARLRDAGVREEMLRRAASKEAGVFRRLANFGRYVIGDTYSEANAGLSGRVVNDIAAERGQDAFHCLVEICANDDLRTVLWPMPTDNDPASWALRAETWQHEDVMLGGSDAGAHLDRMCGAPYTTRFLGDCLRGRKLVPLEQAVRMLTDDPAQLFGLRERGRITEGFHADLVLFDPERIEAGPATLVHDLPGDSPRLDARAIGIVSVRVNGVETIRDDEITGAIPGTVLRSGRDTRTVSTR
- a CDS encoding TIGR03619 family F420-dependent LLM class oxidoreductase, which translates into the protein MARVFPEGRLVYGMQLPIQSQSTIYAEPWEATAGAADLAAVARAADRAGFGYVATCDHVAIPRRMAGPMSTIWYDPVATLSFLAGITENVRLLSHVAILGLRHPLLSAKQYATVDHLSGGRLILGVGAGHVQEEFEVLGVDFARRGAVLDETLDALRAALGPEEYPEFEGELFSFKDLGQLPRPAQARIPVWVGGSSPAAVRRAAVRGDGWLPQGDPRDKLPAQIARIKELRAEAGVAGPVEFGAITEALYVGEPGWDTGRRTLTGKAEALAESLREYKALGIDQIQVRFRNRDRAELIDQITAFGSEVGPLLND
- a CDS encoding sensor histidine kinase — its product is MRAVLRSERTRLTVLYGSLLLLAGGGLIALINILLRNGLYARISGAVMTTRPGDLASLAPAVPGKIVPAERLDTSALTPEELARFQATRTLSSAVEQATLHELLLVSLVALAVFAVISIWLAWWMAGRVLRPVAVITETARRLSAANLHERIGLKAPPGELKRLADTFDSMLDRMEVMVGAQRRFAANAAHELRTPLAVQRAAAEIGLAGDPTPQKVARIRAKLIDVADSSQHLVESLLLLAVSEEGLEVAEPVDLAELAAAELAGTELTAAELAGTGGTVPQELSVVRDLAPLTVTGDRTLLGHLVRNLLANAVRHNRAGGRLEVATSADGVLTVSNTGPVIDPGDVPRLLEPFRRRAERQHTAGEGAGLGLSIVASIARAHGAELTARANPGPGGGLTVRVRFPEPAPPGETPGSLTGQAI
- a CDS encoding transmembrane-type terpene cyclase, whose product is MDLILTLVSGVAWTVVYVEAIRVGLRDRTYAMPVAALALNFAWETTYAVRELQSGVSAQGVVNVVWAVADIVIVYTYLRYGRAELPGFVTRPLFAVWSVLVFASAFAVQWLFLAHFGAHDASRYSAFLQNLLMSGLFVALYASRRGPLGQSPVIAVAKWLGTLAPTVLFGVMESAPFILGLGILCSVFDLAYIALLVRNPAGRGSGPEPAGGALRSPAVPSR